In Magnolia sinica isolate HGM2019 chromosome 12, MsV1, whole genome shotgun sequence, a single genomic region encodes these proteins:
- the LOC131221685 gene encoding vacuolar protein sorting-associated protein 52 B-like isoform X1 has translation MRRYAKFTTSLIQLNEEYGDGQLELNLERLRMAVDELLIKLAKTFTKPKLQTVFLVNNYDMTITVLKEKRTLRRWLPKVNPPHPWATSSTHLNTS, from the exons ATGAGACGTTATGCCAAGTTCACAACCTCACTTATTCAACTCAATGAAGAATATGGAGATGGTCAG CTTGAATTGAATCTAGAACGACTTCGAATGGCTGTTGATGAGTTGCTTATTAAGCTTGCCAAAACATTCACCAAGCCAAAGTTGCAAACAGTGTTCCTCGTAAACAATTACGATATGACTATTACTGTGTTAAAG GAAAAAAGGACTCTCAGGAGGTGGCTTCCAAAGGTAAATCCTCCACATCCATGGGCAACCTCATCCACACATCTAAATACTTCTTAA
- the LOC131221685 gene encoding vacuolar protein sorting-associated protein 52 B-like isoform X2: MRRYAKFTTSLIQLNEEYGDGQLELNLERLRMAVDELLIKLAKTFTKPKLQTVFLVNNYDMTITVLKEKRTLRRWLPKCTGKVKI, from the exons ATGAGACGTTATGCCAAGTTCACAACCTCACTTATTCAACTCAATGAAGAATATGGAGATGGTCAG CTTGAATTGAATCTAGAACGACTTCGAATGGCTGTTGATGAGTTGCTTATTAAGCTTGCCAAAACATTCACCAAGCCAAAGTTGCAAACAGTGTTCCTCGTAAACAATTACGATATGACTATTACTGTGTTAAAG GAAAAAAGGACTCTCAGGAGGTGGCTTCCAAAG TGTACAGGAAAGGTGAAGATATGA